A stretch of the Xanthocytophaga agilis genome encodes the following:
- a CDS encoding NAD(P)-dependent oxidoreductase, translating to METTNQTSKKVSVLGLGQMGYRIAQLYSEAGYEVTAWNRTPGKGEGLERVQLAETAEQAILASPLVITIILNNKGVFELLDGLTDTRIFADKALVNFTSGSTAEADSIEKSISDAGGAYIHGAIQASPEQLGLKSATVVISGNKGAFERYENDLTIIGGKIRYLSDKAAASLAMDTATSTWVYGAFVGLLYGAELCRQYNLSLKDYADIIGDISPEFIDYFKQEVMVVDRNDFRLTSSSVSLHLAVVQRLADSFKDINVKQDFPTIIRNLLAEAEQKGFGEEELAAITKVIAPRK from the coding sequence ATGGAAACAACAAATCAAACAAGCAAAAAAGTATCTGTACTGGGTTTAGGGCAGATGGGGTATAGAATTGCTCAGCTCTATAGTGAGGCAGGGTATGAAGTCACTGCATGGAATCGAACTCCTGGCAAAGGAGAGGGGCTTGAACGAGTCCAGCTTGCCGAAACAGCAGAACAGGCTATTCTTGCCAGTCCATTGGTAATCACCATTATCCTCAATAACAAAGGAGTATTTGAGTTATTGGATGGGCTGACAGATACCCGGATTTTTGCAGATAAAGCGCTGGTCAACTTCACTTCGGGCAGCACCGCAGAAGCAGACAGCATCGAAAAGAGTATCTCCGATGCCGGAGGAGCCTATATACATGGTGCTATCCAGGCATCCCCGGAACAACTCGGATTAAAAAGTGCTACCGTGGTTATTTCAGGCAACAAAGGGGCATTTGAACGTTATGAGAATGACCTAACGATCATTGGAGGGAAGATCCGCTATTTGAGTGACAAAGCCGCAGCCTCTCTGGCGATGGATACCGCTACATCTACCTGGGTGTATGGTGCTTTCGTGGGTCTACTCTATGGGGCAGAGTTATGCCGGCAGTATAACTTATCCCTCAAGGATTATGCAGACATCATTGGAGATATATCACCAGAGTTTATTGACTATTTCAAACAGGAGGTGATGGTCGTTGACCGCAATGACTTTCGGCTTACTTCCAGTTCTGTGTCGCTTCATCTTGCTGTAGTTCAGCGGCTGGCAGATAGTTTTAAAGATATCAATGTAAAACAGGACTTTCCCACCATCATTCGGAATCTGCTGGCCGAAGCAGAACAAAAGGGGTTTGGAGAAGAGGAACTGGCAGCTATCACCAAAGTAATTGCTCCACGAAAGTAA